A region of Firmicutes bacterium HGW-Firmicutes-1 DNA encodes the following proteins:
- a CDS encoding D-alanyl-D-alanine carboxypeptidase, with amino-acid sequence MKKRILILFLIMMVLTLGNYTLEDQIGGKEKTDNHVYSTSTSEVADELTANHPANKQINSNFDEDLICESAILIDESSGEVLFEKEALKKMYPASTTKILTALLFMNMGNNSDLIVVGDEINRVAVDASKAGLNHDEQISYKDLLSALMIPSGNDAAYVIAKYIGAQQVGEIDSNVALESFITLMNTYGEDLGLKNSHFENPDGYHNDKHYSCSYDLAIITKEAMKYDLFRKIVNTSYYDMLETNQLNKTEGGTRSWINTNQLLFEGTDYYFEFATGVKTGFTDQAGYCLVSSATYDGRSVIAVVLNSTENGRYEDGIKLLRYGLDSTN; translated from the coding sequence ATGAAGAAAAGGATATTGATATTATTCCTGATTATGATGGTGCTAACATTAGGCAATTATACACTTGAAGATCAAATAGGTGGTAAAGAAAAGACTGATAATCATGTATATTCAACCAGTACCTCTGAAGTAGCAGACGAATTAACTGCGAATCATCCTGCTAACAAACAGATAAACAGTAATTTTGATGAGGATTTAATCTGTGAAAGTGCTATTTTAATTGATGAGAGTTCGGGAGAAGTATTATTTGAAAAAGAAGCATTAAAAAAAATGTATCCAGCAAGTACAACAAAAATCTTAACAGCACTTTTGTTTATGAATATGGGTAACAATAGTGATTTGATTGTTGTAGGTGATGAAATAAATAGAGTAGCAGTAGATGCTAGTAAAGCAGGTCTTAATCATGATGAACAGATATCGTACAAGGATTTATTAAGTGCTCTAATGATCCCGTCTGGGAATGATGCTGCCTATGTAATTGCTAAGTATATAGGTGCCCAACAAGTAGGAGAAATAGACTCTAATGTTGCTTTAGAGAGTTTTATTACACTGATGAATACATATGGTGAGGATTTGGGGTTAAAAAACTCTCATTTTGAGAATCCTGATGGTTATCATAATGATAAACATTATTCTTGTTCCTATGATCTAGCAATAATTACTAAGGAAGCAATGAAATATGATTTGTTTCGGAAAATTGTAAATACCTCATATTACGATATGTTAGAGACAAATCAACTCAATAAAACCGAAGGGGGAACTAGAAGTTGGATCAATACGAATCAATTGCTATTTGAAGGGACTGATTATTATTTTGAATTTGCAACAGGTGTAAAGACAGGTTTTACAGACCAAGCCGGGTATTGTTTGGTATCATCAGCAACTTATGACGGTAGAAGTGTTATTGCAGTAGTGTTAAATAGTACTGAAAATGGTCGTTATGAGGACGGTATTAAGCTATTGAGGTATGGGTTGGATTCTACGAATTAA